Proteins from a single region of Penaeus monodon isolate SGIC_2016 chromosome 12, NSTDA_Pmon_1, whole genome shotgun sequence:
- the LOC119579528 gene encoding uncharacterized protein LOC119579528, whose protein sequence is MRRRMRVEKCHVLGQSRRGVPTVNMRGAAALFLILAVSGKCDGVEKRWKRTWDTDSLDNWEGRNSPCEGKAAILPRHPSHPIFLSDDISLGSLELPIDGELILGQETHMVFDDKAKTHCQDAKWTHSGNDEWWDPDGWWYPGYGDPTSSPVPHVHRVPCTKDTAVFVDPNQSLYSVHLTAPTIRVARLTIGDKNYTTSQLATYAQTAEGSFRFVGASSSTDGAQLYVEEPEPCTDVTGCFCTNQDAEAKICGIKSSKCPAAPCDLAQNMEGFCCPVCGAEVIISHNGSLPLQSILTLLQKHMKTVVANNVQGYAAKMGDGLYHVYFTSSSEIGDYKAASKSFKAKFEKELNSGGVHAAIVSFSGSIIPPTTDSTSSNLLSVFITLTIIFAVAAAVYYFKQRRAASQLSFMFRRLESSSRRVSVVSHMGDRRASTSSSIFTYTRDGGLRFQNPIFNQSMASLAEANATSVINESALGEQLDGERENPVYNAYEQMSPEERQANEETLQARERILEAAGDLAAVLESSVQNMDAKPGTSRTDLEVIAEEKEARTVASKGGEPDKDDIEETSDIDPLGVAIASFPDKDFLDSLDTSLPEKSTEKVTDTVSKVDEFQMVSVDELGASLVNIDDLATEVTSQDLITEGKQDSPKPHETSDVTDAAKDDGSSSESSLEEGQKDEGDTMDVQGFEPFGDFSFDS, encoded by the exons ATGCGGCGTAGAATGCGCGTCGAGAAATGCCACGTCCTGGGTCAGTCACGGCGAGGGGTGCCAACGGTCAACATGCGAGGTGCTGCGGCTCTTTTCCTCATCCTGGctg TTTCAGGAAAGTGTGACGGAGTGGAGAAGCGATGGAAAAGGACATGGGACACGGACTCCTTGGATAATTGGGAAGGAAGGAACTCCCCGTGCGAGGGGAAGGCGGCCATCCTCCCTCGCCATCCGAGCCACCcg ATCTTCCTCAGCGATGACATTTCACTTGGATCGCTGGAGTTGCCAATTGATGGAGAGCTGATCCTAGGCCAGGAAACGCACATGGTTTTTGATGACAAGGCAAAGACTCACTGTCAAG ATGCCAAATGGACCCACAGTGGAAATGATGAATGGTGGGACCCTGATGGTTGGTGGTATCCTGGTTATGGCGATCCCACGTCCTCACCAGTACCTCACGTCCACCGGGTACCCTGCACGAAGGACACGGCAGTATTCGTGGATCCAAACCAGTCTCTGTACAGCGTCCACCTAACTGCCCCTACTATAAGGGTCGCTAGGCTTACTATTGGTGATAAG AACTACACCACATCCCAGCTGGCTACATACGCCCAAACTGCAGAGGGTTCCTTCAGGTTTGTTGGGGCTTCTTCAAGCACAGATGGAGCTCAGCTTTATGTAGAAGAACCTGAACCATGTACAGATGTGACTGGTTGTTTCTGTACGAACCAGGATGCTGAAGCTAAAATCTGTGGAATCAAATCATCCAAGTGTCCTGCAGCACCTTGTGATTTAGCCCAAAATATGGAGGGATTCTGCTGCCCtgtttgtg GTGCAGAGGTCATCATTAGCCACAATGGCTCACTGCCTCTTCAAAGTATTTTGACATTACTGCAGAAACACATGAAAACAGTAGTAGCAAACAATGTGCAAGGATATGCAGCTAAAATGGGTGACGGACTGTATCATGTTTACTTTACTTCTTCTTCTGAAATTGGCGATTACAAAGCAGCTTCAAAAAGTTTCAAAGCTAAATTTGAGAAAG AGCTCAATTCAGGAGGAGTCCATGCAGCCATTGTATCATTCTCTGGCAGCATAATTCCACCAACAACTGATTCTACATCCAGCAACTTACTGTCTGtcttcatcaccctcaccatcatatTTGCGGTGGCTGCTGCTGTGTATTACTTCAAGCAACGCAG GGCAGCCTCGCAGCTATCATTTATGTTCCGTCGCCTGGAGAGTAGCAGCCGAAGAGTGTCAGTTGTGAGTCATATGGGTGACAGACGTGCTTCAACCTCCTccagtatttttacatatacaagaGATGGAGGTCTGCGATTCCAGAATCCTATTTTCAATCAGTCTATGGCA TCCCTAGCAGAAGCTAATGCTACATCAGTGATTAATGAAAGTGCACTTGGTGAACAactagatggagagagagaaaacccagtTTATAATGCATATGAACAAATGTCTCCTGAGGAACGACAG GCAAATGAGGAAACACTCCAAGCCCGAGAGAGAATACTGGAGGCGGCAGGAGACCTTGCTGCTGTTCTTGAATCATCTGTTCAAAACATGGATGCAAAGCCTGGAACATCCAGGACAGATCTTGAAGTCAtagcagaagaaaaggaagcacGAACTGTTGCAAGTAAAGGAGGAGAACCAGACAAAGATGACATAGAAGAGACATCAGACATAGATCCACTGGGAGTAGCAATTGCAAGCTTCCCTGACAAAGATTTCTTGGACAGCTTGGATACATCACTTCCAGAGAAGTCAACAGAAAAAGTGACTGACACAGTTTCCAAAGTAGATGAATTTCAGATGGTATCAGTAGATGAGCTAGGAGCCAGCCTTGTGAATATTGATGATCTAGCAACAGAGGTAACATCTCAGGACCTAATTACAGAAGGAAAGCAAGATTCTCCAAAACCACATGAAACATCTGATGTAACTGATGCTGCTAAAGATGATGGCTCTTCCTCCGAGTCATCACTTGAGGAGGGACAAAAGGATGAGGGGGATACAATGGACGTTCAGGGTTTTGAACCTTTTGGAGACTTTAGTTTTGACAGTTAA